The DNA sequence TATCACGGATTTATCAGGTAAGTAATCTTGAGCAAGCAAGAGAGGCTGAACAACTGGGAGCTATTGGAATTATTGTGAAAGGAAACGAAGCTGCAGGATTAGTTGGTTATGAATCTACCTTTGTTTTATTTCAACGTATCATACAAGAAATCAACACCATACCGGTATGGGTACAAGGAGGAATAGGCCTTCATACGGCCGCTGCTGCAACAGCACTTGGTGCAAAAGGTATTGTATTAGACAGTCAATTGGCACTATATCCGGAAAGTACCATTCCTCAAGAACTTAAAAATCTATGTTCAAAATTAAATGGGACAGAAACCAAGATCATCGCACATCATCGCGTTTTGGTTAGACCCAATTCGCCTGTTTTATCTGAAAATGTTTCTATCGAAGAGTTAGAACAGTATTTTAATGACCTTGACCTCAACAGGAGTTACATTCCTATGGGACAAGATATTGCTTTAGCAACGGAGCTGCATGAAAATTTCAAAACGCTAAAAAAATTGATTTTTGGATTTAAAGAAGCCCTATATGGCCATCTGAAGCAAGCAAAAGCAACACCAATTATTGACCAGAACAATCCATTAGCAAAACAACTTGGCCTGCGCTACCCTATTGCACAAGGCCCCATGACCCGCGTGAGTGATGTTCCGGCATTTGCCAATGCTGTAGCAGAAACGGGAGCTTTGCCTTTTATCGCGCTTTCCTTGCTCAAAGGTGAACAAGCAAGAGCACTAGTTGTAGAAACTAAAAAACTTGCCGGCGATAAAACTTGGGGTGTAGGTATATTAGGTTTTGCACCACAAGAATTGCGAGAAGAACAGACCGCTTATATCCTTGAAGCAAAACCTCCGGTAGTACTGATCGCGGGAGGGCGACCTGCCCAAGCTAAAGTATTTGAAAAAGCCGGTATCACAACCTTTTTACATGTCCCATCCCCTGCATTATTGGATATTTTCCTAAAAGAAGGTGCCAAAAATTTCGTCTTTGAAGGTCGGGAATGTGGTGGACATGTTGGCCCACTCTCCAGCACCGTACTTTGGGAAAAACAAATCGAACGCATCCTAAAAGAAGATCATCCGGAAAATATAAGTGTATTTTTTGCCGGTGGAATTCATAATGCTTTTTCTACAGCCTTTGTCTCTATAATGGCTGCCCCTCTGGCTGCCCGAGGTGTAAAGGTCGGTGTATTGATGGGAACAGCCTATTTGTATACACAGGAAGCTGTGCGTACAGGTGCCATTCAGCAAGAGTTCCAGCAACAAGCGATGCAAGCCAAAGATACCGTGCTGCTGGAAACTGCACCAGGTCATGAAACACGTTGTTTAAATACGGCATTCGCCTTATATTTTGAGGAGGAAAAGAAAAAACTCCAAGCCACTGGAATGGACAAAAAGCAAATTTGGGAACAACTTGAAAAACTGAATGTAGGACGTCTCAGGATTGCAGCAAAAGGTATTGACCGTCAAGGTGAAGCACTCGTTACTATACCTCAAAACCAACAGCTCGATTTGGGCATGTATATGATCGGACAAGTAGCCACCATGCACAACCAAGTGATTACATTGGAATCACTGCACCATGACGTTGCGATCGACAATCAAAAATATATTAAACAGGCAGCATTGCCACAAGAACCTTCATCAACCGAAAAAGCGTTGGATATCGCTATTATAGGTATGGAATGCGTGTTCCCGGGTGCCAAAAATTTAGCAGAATACTGGTGTAATATCATTCTTGGAAAAGACTGCGTCACCGAAGTACCGGACGAGCGATGGAATAAAGAAATCTATTATCAGCCTGATTCCAATGGTTCAGATGTATCCCATTCAAAATGGGGTGGATTTATTCCAAAAATAGATTTTGATCCCATAGAATTTGGTATTCCACCACAATCACTTGCAGCGATAGAGCCCACACAGCTTTTAACCTTACTTGTTGCCAAACGTGCCATGGAAGATGCCGGTTATGGTGAAAAACAAATCAACAGAGAAAATATATCGGTTATAATCGGCGCTGAAGGAGGAAATGATCTTGCCAACAGCTACAGTTTCAGAGGTTATTATAAACAAGTTTTTGGAGAACTTCATGAAGAAGTAGAAAAAGCATTCCCAAATACCACTGAAGATTCGTTCCCGGGTATATTAGCCAATGTTATTGCCGGAAGAATCACCAACCGTTTGGATCTGGGTGGAAGAAATTTTACCGTAGATGCTGCATGTGCCTCCTCACTGGCTGCCATTGATTTAGCATGTCAGGAACTGATATTGGGCAAATCGGATATGGTACTTTCCGGAGGAGTCGATTTACATAATGGTATCAACGATTATTTGATGTTTTCCAGCACACATGCCCTCTCCCGCAAAGGACGTTGCGCAACATTTGACAGTGCTGCCGACGGTATTGCTCTTGGCGAAGGGGTGGCCATTTTGGTTTTAAAACGATATGAAGATGCTGTACGTGATGGTGACCGTATTTATTCCATTATTAAAGGTGTGGGAGGATCCAGCGACGGTAAAGCCCTTGGTCTTACAGCACCACGAAAAATTGGTCAGGTACGCGCATTAGAACGTGCCTATGATCAAGCAGGTATCAGTGCAGCGGCTGTTGGTTTAGTCGAAGCTCATGGTACCGGAACAATAGTCGGAGATAAAACAGAACTTACTGCGCTCACCAATTTATTTAGCAGGTCGGGAGCTTTACCGGCTCAGACACATCTGGGATCTGTAAAAACCCAAATTGGGCACACCAAATGTGCTGCCGGTTTAGCTGGACTTATCAAAGCCGCTATGGCAGTATTTCATGGCGTAAAACCTCCTACTCTTCATCTGCAACAGCCCAATGCCTACTTCAATGCAGATACAAGCCCTTTTGCTTTTCACGCAGCAACAGGATTATGGTCCGAAAAAAAACGGTATGCCGGTATTAGCGCCTTTGGCTTTGGCGGCACCAATTTTCATATGGTAATCGAAAATCATCCTCAAAAAGAAGAAACCGCCATACTACAATCTTGGCCATCCGAACTATTCGTCTTCCGTGGTGACGATTATGATCAAGCCAAAATTCAATTAGGGCAGGTAAAAACTTTATTGGAAATCAATGATAGCCTAACCTTAAAAGACATTGCTTACAGCTTAGTCGCCGGTTCCGAAAAACCGATTCAACTAAGCATTGTGGCAGATACAGCCGAAGATTTGGTAATGAAAATAGAACTCTTGTTAACGGGCATTGAAAGTAAAGACATCTTTATTGTCAACAAACGAGCCGGTAAAACTGCATTTCTGTTCCCCGGTCAAGGCAGCCAACACCTTCATATGGCACGAGAGCTATTTGTACTATTTCCGTCCTTGCGCAAAATTATCGCACAATATCCGGATTTAGAAAAAGTGGTCTTTCCTTCCGCTACATTTGATACCGCGATATTAAAAACCCAAAAAGAAACTATTAAAGATACACGTCTGGCGCAACCTCTTTTAGGCATTGTAGATCTTGCCTTAGCTCAATTGCTACAGTCATTTGGCATTATACCTGATATGTTGGCAGGACATAGTTATGGAGAGTTACCCGCATTATGTTTTGCCGGTGTATTTGACGAGCAACAGTTGGTTGAACTCAGTAGCAAACGGGCACAATCTATTTTAGATGCTATTCAAGATGGTGATCCCGGAACTATGGTAGCCCTAAACATCGATGCAGATCGCTTGAAAACGATTCTTGACCAACATCAAGATTGTTATCCTGTCAATTATAATTCACCAACTCAATGCGTTGTTGCCGGAAGCACTGCAGCCATCGACAAATTTATAGTGTTACTTAAAAACGAACGTATTTCATACAAAAAACTAGAGGTCGCCTGTGCCTTTCACAGTCCTTTGGTAAGTAAATCGAAAGATTTGTATGCGAATGTTTTGAAAGAAATTCCTTTTCAGGAAATGCAGATTCCGGTTTGGTCCAACACCACAGCAACCTTATACCCTACTTTGGCAGCTGATATCAAACTACAATTGACCGATCACTTGGTCCAACCTGTACATTTTGCTGACGAAATCCAAGCGATGTATGCCGATGGGGCAAGGATATTTATTGAAGTAGGTCCCGGAAAAGTATTGTCCGGATTAACAAAAGCTTGCTTAAACCAAGAAGAGCTGACACTACATGTCGACGATAACAACCGTAACAGTCTTACCCATCTCCTTTGTATGCTTGCGCAATACCTTGGAACTGGTCACACCTTTAATTTAAATAAACTTTT is a window from the Flavobacterium cupriresistens genome containing:
- a CDS encoding type I polyketide synthase gives rise to the protein MKNLTIIGITPFEKPDVNLMSTLHQAGAFPVLSLGNDLTIAQEALNQLDRISIPSYGIYLTNDKLASLQLSEQVSLVILPFGIAINTYPNISRIYQVSNLEQAREAEQLGAIGIIVKGNEAAGLVGYESTFVLFQRIIQEINTIPVWVQGGIGLHTAAAATALGAKGIVLDSQLALYPESTIPQELKNLCSKLNGTETKIIAHHRVLVRPNSPVLSENVSIEELEQYFNDLDLNRSYIPMGQDIALATELHENFKTLKKLIFGFKEALYGHLKQAKATPIIDQNNPLAKQLGLRYPIAQGPMTRVSDVPAFANAVAETGALPFIALSLLKGEQARALVVETKKLAGDKTWGVGILGFAPQELREEQTAYILEAKPPVVLIAGGRPAQAKVFEKAGITTFLHVPSPALLDIFLKEGAKNFVFEGRECGGHVGPLSSTVLWEKQIERILKEDHPENISVFFAGGIHNAFSTAFVSIMAAPLAARGVKVGVLMGTAYLYTQEAVRTGAIQQEFQQQAMQAKDTVLLETAPGHETRCLNTAFALYFEEEKKKLQATGMDKKQIWEQLEKLNVGRLRIAAKGIDRQGEALVTIPQNQQLDLGMYMIGQVATMHNQVITLESLHHDVAIDNQKYIKQAALPQEPSSTEKALDIAIIGMECVFPGAKNLAEYWCNIILGKDCVTEVPDERWNKEIYYQPDSNGSDVSHSKWGGFIPKIDFDPIEFGIPPQSLAAIEPTQLLTLLVAKRAMEDAGYGEKQINRENISVIIGAEGGNDLANSYSFRGYYKQVFGELHEEVEKAFPNTTEDSFPGILANVIAGRITNRLDLGGRNFTVDAACASSLAAIDLACQELILGKSDMVLSGGVDLHNGINDYLMFSSTHALSRKGRCATFDSAADGIALGEGVAILVLKRYEDAVRDGDRIYSIIKGVGGSSDGKALGLTAPRKIGQVRALERAYDQAGISAAAVGLVEAHGTGTIVGDKTELTALTNLFSRSGALPAQTHLGSVKTQIGHTKCAAGLAGLIKAAMAVFHGVKPPTLHLQQPNAYFNADTSPFAFHAATGLWSEKKRYAGISAFGFGGTNFHMVIENHPQKEETAILQSWPSELFVFRGDDYDQAKIQLGQVKTLLEINDSLTLKDIAYSLVAGSEKPIQLSIVADTAEDLVMKIELLLTGIESKDIFIVNKRAGKTAFLFPGQGSQHLHMARELFVLFPSLRKIIAQYPDLEKVVFPSATFDTAILKTQKETIKDTRLAQPLLGIVDLALAQLLQSFGIIPDMLAGHSYGELPALCFAGVFDEQQLVELSSKRAQSILDAIQDGDPGTMVALNIDADRLKTILDQHQDCYPVNYNSPTQCVVAGSTAAIDKFIVLLKNERISYKKLEVACAFHSPLVSKSKDLYANVLKEIPFQEMQIPVWSNTTATLYPTLAADIKLQLTDHLVQPVHFADEIQAMYADGARIFIEVGPGKVLSGLTKACLNQEELTLHVDDNNRNSLTHLLCMLAQYLGTGHTFNLNKLFEDRHATLIQIDQPDLYQKSPTIWRVNGQAAHPTTGTLPAHGALPIVTPIQITNATIIQTPETQPAVEHILQEYLNSMKMLIQAQRDVMLSFLGQQGHLSPVPVYATAVENRPADPLVSTLITNDKPISKVTVQTPATDIKSLLLTVVCEKTGYPQEMLGMEMDLEADLSIDSIKRIEIIGTLRSELGILTVAHENEDTVMEQLSAIKTLNGLLSWLTEYTGTVDSATTKIELSHESAIPADKTTCTLAELQSIILDIVSEKTGYPKEMLGLDLDLEADLSIDSIKRMEIIGDLKVKIGFGADQEQADDLMEKLAAIKTLNGLAIWISEMSTTEPIQSLVTRLRFDLIPTAIPEGQNTEILKGKLFAIAPDNGTQTAAIKTILEQHGAIVQLVHVEEDLSIFDGLIISDIGSATVKHSIIDHVGLIKKMDLEKAQWIYLISDIPAHVEELKDLRALRHYQGYPGLFKSLAREFEQINFRLISLNTAQETDQIAAIALSEILTTDQSVEVIYKDNQRHKVDMIPSPMLTALDQAHVQLDQKSVVLVLGGGQGITSELVKHMSAAYPCTYILVGRSIDPREVIADSKEVELMKSREEIRSYLIKSGTFTTPPQIEKETSRIFKNNQILSTIHHMEQLGNKVVYHSLDLCDEEGLTQLLHHIYEQYGQLDGVIHGAGLLEDKLFKQKTTSSFERVFDTKVKPLRVLAEQLRSDCQFVVLFSSIASVYGNRGQTDYAAANSVLDDYANALNKRLKGKVISINWGPWKGAGMVTSSLENEYERRGISLIPLEEGKELFLNEIKYGTESQVLIMSGKNW